The following coding sequences lie in one Panicum virgatum strain AP13 chromosome 6N, P.virgatum_v5, whole genome shotgun sequence genomic window:
- the LOC120677383 gene encoding BTB/POZ and MATH domain-containing protein 3-like — translation MAEATMPTITLRDVEPETFGAMLRFMYTDALPEDLDGRSSPSGDLLHGLLAAADRYALDALKIVAAQRLGDAVTVDNVAATLSCAEVYGCPELKSRCLDFFMEEKFRKVVLTQGYFNLTPSLVDDIRARVEDWERRISAEKASDSFSFSAAKARYFDPWMQKLLDALSD, via the coding sequence ATGGCGGAGGCCACGATGCCCACCATCACGCTGCGCGACGTCGAGCCGGAGACGTTCGGGGCCATGCTGCGGTTCATGTACACGGACGCGCTGCCGGAGGACCTCGACGGGCGCTCGTCGCCGTCGGGCGATCTCCTGCACGGgctgctcgcggcggcggaccggtACGCGCTGGACGCGCTCAAGATCGTGGCCGCGCAGAGGCTCGGCGACGCCGTGACGGTGGACAACGTGGCGGCGACCCTGAGCTGCGCTGAGGTGTACGGCTGCCCGGAGCTCAAGAGCAGGTGCCTCGACTTCTTCATGGAGGAGAAGTTCAGGAAGGTGGTGCTGACACAGGGGTACTTCAATTTGACGCCATCGCTCGTCGACGACATCAGAGCGCGGGTCGAGGATTGGGAAAGGCGCATTTCCGCAGAGAAGGCGTCAGATTCTTTTAGTTTTAGCGCCGCTAAAGCTCGCTATTTCGATCCTTGGATGCAGAAGCTGCTTGATGCTTTGAGTGATTAA